In Pyricularia oryzae 70-15 chromosome 2, whole genome shotgun sequence, one genomic interval encodes:
- a CDS encoding enolase-phosphatase E1 — MASAVKVFLLDIEGTVCPISFVKDVLFPYALEALPHTLDSQWDDPAFAQYRDAFPAEYASSKEALAAHVRDLVSRDVKAPYLKSLQGYLWKNGYDSGEIRAPLFADVAPKFAAWQAAGIAIMIYSSGSVPAQKLLFGHTNSEPADLTSAIADFFDTVNAGPKTEIASYEKIASMHPQYPKNEWLFLSDNVKEVDAALGAGFQSFVVQRPGNPELPDGVEDRHKVIRSFEEL; from the exons ATGGCGTCTGCGGTCAAAGTGTTTCTTCTTGACATTG aGGGCACAGTCTGTCCCATCTCGTTCGTCAAGGACGTTCTT TTTCCATATGCCCTAGAAGCGCTGCCCCATACGCTAGACTCCCAGTGGGACGATCCGGCCTTTGCTCAGTATAGGGACGCTTTCCCGGCCGAGTATGCATCCTCCAAGGAGGCACTAGCTGCTCACGTGCGTGATCTGGTGAGCCGCGACGTCAAGGCCCCATACCTCAAGAGTCTACAAGGCTACCTCTGGAAGAACGGTTATGATTCTGGCGAAATCCGTGCGCCGCTGTTTGCAGACGTCGCCCCAAAGTTCGCCGCCTGGCAAGCTGCCGGGATAGCCATCATGATATACAGTTCGGGATCCGTCCCCGCCCAGAAGCTGCTTTTTGGCCACACCAACTCGGAACCCGCTGATCTCACTTCTGCAATCGCCGATTTCTTTGACACTGTCAATGCCGGTCCCAAAACTGAGATTGCGAGCTACGAGAAGATCGCCAGCATGCACCCACAGTATCCCAAGAATGAGTGGTTGTTCTTGAGCGACAACGTCAAGGAGGTCGATGCGGCCCTCGGTGCGGGGTTTCAGAGCTTTGTTGTGCAGAGGCCTGGCAATCCCGAGCTGCCCGATGGTGTGGAGGATAGGCACAAGGTGATCCGCAGCTTCGAAGAGTTGTGA